The Lutibacter profundi region GGAAATTATGATTATATCCAACCATTGTAATGTGTCCTTTAAAAGCCCTAATCAAAACTTCAGAATGTTTATTATCAAATCCAAATGCATAACCCACGCTCATGACATTATTTAACATTGCAAGTTTTTGAGATAACCAAGGATATGATTTCGCTCTTTCTATTGAAGCAACTAAAATTCCAGAATCATTATCTTCAAAAACTTCACTATCTCGGATTTTAGAAAAACTCAATTGACCTTGTTCGTTTTGAAACCCTAGAGCAACAATTTCTTGCTCTTCTGCCTTTTTTATTGTGTGTGCACATGTGATGAAAAAATTATTCTCAATGTAAAATGCTGTTCCAAATATATTTTTTGGGTTAAAATGCCCTTCTTTCGTTAGAATTCCTCCAAAAACAGGAAAAACGTAATCATATGCCGTCGGTTGATGTGAATTTATATTTGAATTCAGGATATCCATTTTCTAATGTTCGTTAAGATACATGGTTTACACAAGTTAAAGGTTAGACTTTACACTAAATTGGTTTCTAACCTTATAGATTTTTTAAGTTTTAATATCAGTCTTTCTCCTAAATGTGTTCTTAACTTTTGAAGATGTTTATCGTCCTTTTCATTTTTATCAACATCAAACACAATTAAAAAAGGATTAAAATTTACTTCAAATTTACTGGGAATAAATTGATTTTTAAGAATATTTAAGTCTATAAGATTTTGTAGAACAAGTTTATACGAATCCAATATTTCATTTTTATGTTGAACTAATTCCTCTTCATATCTTTTAATTTGATTAAAAACTTTTGGAGTAGTTCTGGATCTTATTTCTGAATTAGTATAATGTTTAGCCTCGTAAAAAACGAGTTTATTTTTTTCTAGAGACAGGTAATCAATAGAAGAAATTTTATAATCTGACCTTTTTTTAGGATTAGGAACCTTATCTTTTATCAGTGTTATTTCAACATCAATAACGCATTTATCACGGTTCATTATTTGTTTATAGGATTCGAATTTTTCTTTCCCTATATGTTTTTTAACATTCTTTTTTATTGAGTCAATTTCAGCGAGGTTTTTAATAATTGATTTTTTGTTTAAAATAACTCCGTTATGAGATGTAAAGTAACCCTTGTTTGTAATGCTCAAATATTTTTTGTGAGTTTCTCCTTTTATGTATTTTTTTCGCTGATTGAATGATAGTTTACATAAACTTTGACCATTGTAATACACATTTAGAGATTCATTTCTGACTGCAATTAAAAGTTCATTGTCATTGAGCATTTTATACCAAAAGGAATTTTTATCGGAATAAAGTGTGTTTAGAGCGTCTAAAAATTGTTGATTATGAATTCCTCTTTTGAATATACTCATTATTAAGTTCTTTATTTAATTAAGGTTATAATGTTCAATTTTTTGAATGGCTTGTAACGGGTTTGGGTTATGATTTCGCACTGAAAATCAGGTTTAAAGCTATAGAATGTTTGTCGGAATGTTACCAAACCCAGCAATCAATTATACCCATTGTTGTGTGTAGTTTTAATGATTAACTTTTGATTCAGAAAAATTAATTCCATTGCCACAAGTTTCGCAACCATCATATTCTGATATATCCCCATACCAATAGTCTCCGCAATATGAACAAGTCTATTTCATTTTTTTATAATTATTATTTATTTAATCCATTTGTCGTTTCTAGTTCCAGTATTAACTGAAATTAATTGAGAATGCTCTTTCGGGTAAATTAATAGTACTTTTTTCAAAGTTATGTTTCTTTTTAATACACATTCACTCTCCGTTAAATAATCTTTATTACTTTTTAATGGTTGATAACCTATCTACATGGTTAACATCGATTTCTACCTTAAAAAGAAATTGAATATTTCCATGTCTTCCTCTTTCTGAAATATCATTATATATAAATTCCATACTTAAATGATAAAATTCATCTTTTGTCCAATGACAACCAAAATTAGATTTGTCTAATTCATTTATAGAATTCAAAAATATTGTTCTCCAAATAGTCATTCTAAAATCGTTTTGGGTTTTTGCTTATTTTTCACCAAAGAAAAGCATAATTATAAACCAGACAATTGCTGTAATTATTCCAGTTCCAATTGCTTCACCAAAATCAGCTTTAATTAAAGTAACAAGAAAAACAAAAAGTCCAATTGCAATAGGAATAACACACCCATTTGATTCTCTATTTCCAGCCATATTTTATGATTTTCATTTTGTTTCTATAATTTGTAACGAGTTCTCTAAATTACACACAACTATTTATATTCAACTAAATATCACCTTTAATCCGTGTAAACTTCAGTATAATCATAGTTTTTTGTTATATCAATTGAATATTGCAATTTTTTTTTGAATGACTAAAATACGCTAAATAAGGTTAAGTTTCAATAAAGTGCATTAATTTATACTGGTTATTGATATTAAATGGTTTTCGATTAAAAAAACAGATTCTGAACTTACAAGTTCAGGATCATTTAAAAATTAAAGATTCTCACTTTCAATCCAACTTGTTCTGCCAAGTCAATCATATTTTTAGTGCCTTTGCTTTTTCCATCCCAGAATGCTATAAGGGAATCGGCATAGTTTGCCATTTCTTTATTCCGTTTTGGTCCTGCAGCTTTTCCGTATTGTTTCCAATTAGCTGGGAATTGTTTTATAGGGTAGTTGTGTTCTTTTGCATATTGCTTACCTAGTTTATCAGCTCCTTTATAATAAGCACCGCTTACTATTTCAATATTGGTTTGATCCTGGAGTAGTTGGTCGCAAATTTGACATAATTTTTTGTAGTCGGTGAAGTTTCTTCCTCCTGCTATTATTAGTTTCATTGTGCGTTTTTTGTTTATGATAATGAGACCTTGAAACAAGTTCAGGGTGACGTATCGGTTTTGTTTAAGTAAAATTCAGTTTCTATTCAAAAGATCCCGCATCAAGTACGGGATGACTTAGTTTTTTTAAGATCTCAGCAAAGCAATTTTTAGTTTTGAAATTGTTTTGAGTTGTTGCTGGAGATTTTCTTCAAAAGCATTTATTTTTTTGAGTTTTTCAACTTTGAGTTGCCATTGTTGTTCCTGGTAATTTTGAAGTGCTACATTTATCACTTTTTTAGCATCAGAAATGCAAATAAATGGAATTACACTTCCTTTTAAGTAATAGCTGAAGTAGTTCCCCATTTTAAGTGATAAGCACAAGTAAAACAGTGATTCTCGGGTTTGCTCTGAAGTTGTTGTAATTACAAAACAGTTTGGACAAGGGTTCTGGTAATTGCTACATGCAATCGCGCCAGCTGGCTCTTTCACTAAAAGTGTCCACTGGACACTTTCTTTACGTTCAGCCCTGCTTCGGTGGGTTTTGATTTCATAAGTTGACATAGGTACGCAATTAAAATTTATGCTTCACTGCGTTCCGCATTCATAAATTTTAAAAGAAAAAGAAAAAAAAGAAAGCTTTTTATTTGTTAGCGTGGCTAAGGCTGTCAAGGTTTTTGAGAAAAATACAACCGCTGTTTTTTATTTTTATTAGAAACGAACTAAATGTAAGGTGGAGATTTTTTTCAAAACCCGTAGGGCTTGACCTTTATAGCCTTTTGCGGCTGGTGATGGGAGCGGTTGAATTTTGCTGTCTTTTTTTTATTTTTTAGGGTTATTTCACTCTTTCTTTTTTGTCTTAACACAAAAACGAAACAAAAAAAGTCAAGCCTTGGATTTTCAACGGTCAACTAAGTTTTTGAACCCTAAAAAAATTAGTTGATTACTTTTTTTTAATTTTGAATTGCATAGTTGATAAAAACTTAATTTTGTAGAAACTACTTAATGAATGAAACTTTTGAAATTACATCAAACTACTACCTTAGAAATATACACTGCTGATACTTCAACAAGTATAAGTTTACCTTTTGTTGATGGTGGTATTAGTGCAGGTTTTCCTAGTCCAGCGGATGATTTTTTAGATATTTCAATAGATTTAAATAAGGAATTTGTTAAAAATCCGAGTACTACTTTTTATGGGAGAGTGAAAGGAGATAGTATGATAAATGCAGGGTTGAGTAATGGTGATTTATTAATTATTGATAAAAGTTTAGAACCAATTGACAATAAAATAGCTGTCTGTTTTATTGATGGTGAATTTACGGTTAAACGCATAAAAATTGAAAAGGATATTGTTTGGTTGGTGGCTGAGAACGAAAAATATCAACCTATCAAAGTAACTGCTGAGAATGATTTTATTATTTGGGGAATTGTAACTACGGTTATTAAAAAAGTTTAACCATGTACGCTTTAGTTGATTGCAATAATTTTTACGCTTCTTGTGAGCGTGTTTTTCGACCTAATTTAAGGGAACAGCCTATTGTGGTATTATCCAATAATGATGGTTGCATAATTGCGAGAAGTAATGAAGCTAAGGCATTGGGAGTACCAATGGGTGCACCTGCATTTAAGTTTAAAGCGTTGTTTGAGAAAAAAAATATACACGTATTCTCATCAAATTATGCATTGTATGGAGATATGAGTCATAGAGTGATGAGCTTACTTTCAACGTATTCACCTGATATTGAAATTTATAGTATTGACGAAGCGTTTTTACAGTTTAAAGGATTTGATTTATTTGAATTGCAAGGCTATGCTGAAACTATTAAAAAGACTGTTGACAAAGGAACTGGTATTCCTATAAGTATTGGAATTGCACCTACCAAGGCATTGTCGAAAGTAGCCAATAGAATTGCGAAGAAGTTTCCAAAAAAAACGGGAGGTGTTTATATCATAGATTCAGAGGAAAAAAGAATGAAAGCGTTGAAGTGGTTGGCTGTTGAAGATATTTGGGGCATAGGTAGCAAACATCGTAAGCGTTTAAATTCCTTCAAGGTTTTTACTGCGTATGATTTTATTGAATTACACGATGATTGGGTACGTAAACATTTAAGTGTTGTAGGTTTACGATTGAAACACGAATTAGAAGGAAAACCTACGCTGGGTTTAGAAACTGTTCAAACCAAAAAAGCAATTGCAACTACCAGAACATTTGATAGGATGCATACAGATTTTGAAAGCATTAAAGAACGTGTGAGTACCTTTGCAGTGAGTTGTGCCGAAAAGCTACGTACACAAGGGAGTTGCTGTACTATTGTTATGGTATTTTTACATACCAATTGGCACCGAAAGGATTTACCTCAATACAGTAAAAATATAGTTGTTAAAACACCGTACCCTACCAATTCGAGTATTGATTTGATACGATATGCTACACAAGGATTGGAGCATCTTTTTAAAGAGGGCTATCATTATAAAAAAGCAGGGGTTATAGTTATGGGAATTACACCTGAAACTGCGAAGCAGTTTTCGTTGTTTTCAACTGAGAATCCGAAACACTTACCTTTAATGAAAACCATTGATAGTTTGAATAAAAGTATTGGTCAGCATAAAGTGAAGTTTGCTTCACAAGATTTAGGTAGGATGTGGAAAATGAAACAAGAGAAATTGTCACCTAGATATACAACTAAATTGAGTGAAGTTATTGCTGTTTATTGAATTAGATGTTGTTAAGATGCAAGCGCTAGCTTTAATATATAATTATTTTCTCATCATTTTTTTTGCATCACTTAATGCTTTTCTATGTTCTTTTGTTAAAATTCCTACTGTATTTTGATAATTTAATGGAAGGTAATTATTTCTAATATTCCTTTTTTCAATTATATCTAATTCATCTGTTGTATAAACTTCCCATTCGACAATGCAATTGGAATCCATAAATTCATTTATTTCTTTCTTGCTTGTTGACATAGGTAAATCTAATAAACCACATAATGTCGTTCTTAATGATGAAAGTCTACCATTCTCAACTCCTCTAGAATGAAAATTACTACTATCATATATATGGTATTTTACAAGCCTATTATGTCCGTTTTTTGCTTGACCAATATACAATAAAGTATAATTTTCATTTTCAAAATTTCTTGTTTTCAATCTATTATTATCATATAAACCAGATATTTTCTTTAATAATTTATCTAAAGATTTTGTTTTAAACCACCAATAGTAAACAATTGGGTTATTAGTAATTCTAATATCATTATCTCTAATTGTTTTAACTTTTAATGTCTCCATTATACACTAAGATTACCATTTATTAATTCTTTTGCACAGCTATAATGCCAATTAGTACTTGCTTTAGTATTATATTTAATTAATTTGTAAGATTTGTCTGATTTTAAGAATGAAGTTTCTCGATGTATATTCTTTTTCTTATAAAATATGATTTTTTTATTAGATAAATCTTGAGTTAGTTTATAAAATAATTCAATATAATCAGAACCACCAAGGAATATAATTTTTTCATACGGATCGATATTCTGTAAATGGTTAAAATCATTAAATATATCGTGTTTTTCTCTTTGTGAAATAATATCAGCTCTTTTTGAAAATGTTATATCATATTTTGGTATTCGAAACTCTGAATTAATAATACCCCAACCAGCTGATAAAATATATAAGTCAGAATTATATTTCATATATAAAGCTTTGTAAATCCACGGCTTATACAATTTATATGATTCTAGTAAATCTTTATTTTCTTGACTATTTACATATTCACGCCACGTTTTTTGTTTAGAAGGGATTTTGTCATCTGGTCTAAATTGATTTCCATTTTCTGTATTAGGTTTTGAAACAAAATAAATCTCATTACCTCTATACATTAAATTTTTTCCGTTTTTAGAACCACTACAGCTAATTACAATTATCATTTCTTAAAAATTCCATTTATATTTTTCCAAAAACTCAGACCATAAATAAAGAAGTATTCCTATTAGTATTAACCACTTTAATCGTTTAATAATATCCCAGATAATATCAATATATTTTTTCATTTTTCTTTCGAATTATTTTAGTTAATATCTAGTAAACTAACAAATATTTTATTTGTAAATCAAAATAATATATTTAATGTAATTTATTTTTAATAATCTGTTCATGTAAAGATATTACATTAAATGCAATCAAAAAATATTATTTATTAACAGTTTGTTATTGTTGTTTTTGCAGGTAATCGCAAGCACAAATGCGGTAGTTTCAGAGCCTATCACACAGATAACAATCAGTATTTACAAGATATCACCAAGCGATTAAAACTCAGATTGCGAATATCAGCTAAACAACTTCAGAGTTAACAGTAAGAAAGAGAGGTATATGAAATATAAACGGCAAAGTACCGTGGAACCCGTATTTGGAATCCTTACCCAGTTTATGTGACTCAAAAAAATAAATACCATTGGCTTACAACAAGCAAACAAGATAATGCATCTGTCAGCCATGGCTTATAATCTCAAAAAATACTTGAAACTCATCAGTAAAACTGTAAAAAGTGATGCAAAAGCAATGTGTCATTTTTTTCCTTCTAAAAGCCATGTTTAGACTTCAAATAAGTGCTTCTGAACCCTTAAAATTTTGATGTAATGATAGATGTAATAAATGCACCCCCCTAAAAAGGAGCATATAGTGTTGCTACTTATGATTTTTAGTTCCTTGTACCACAGTTACCATTGTTGGTGCCTGACTTTACTCAATAAGTTCTTTTAATTCTTTATATTCATTATCAGAAAACCCGTTACCTTTAAGGTTATTCACTTGCCAAAGTCCACTTCTAAATATTTTCTCTTTTGGTGAAAAATTACCAAGCCAGTTTTCGGATGGTATTAATTCATTTGATTTTCCAAATGTTGAAATCATTTTTTTTACAAAATCTAATCTTTTTCTCTTATCATTTAATTCAATTACACAAAAAGAGATTTTTTTTTGAATAATTTCACTGATTTCTTTCTCAAGTTCTTTTTCAAAATCAAGATTCAATTTTTTTAAATTTTTCTCCTTATCAATTCGTGAAGTTGTATCAAGTTCCCATTTATCGATGTATTGATTATTGCTCTTTTTAAGTAAACAACGACCAATGTTTTTCCTAAAAATGCTTCTATTTTTATTTTCTAATAAAAAATGTTGCTTTAATCTTGGAACTAACTGGTTTTCTCCAGTGTGACTTCCAATCTGAACGATTCTATCTAAATCCTTAAAGTACTCTCCTTTTTCAAACAAGACATAAATTCCATTTTTTGGAATATAACTTTCTACAGATTCAAATGGAAAAGTAAATCTCCTTTTTTTGTTAAATAATATATGTAATTCCTCAACTTTAGATTTCATCTTTGAGCTTTTTTAAGTATGATATTCTATCAAATAATCCTACACCTTTAAGAGGCTGTTCAATATTAACAAGAAAATTAATTATAGAATTTATATATTCTAATCCTGCTAATACAATAAATTTATCTTTTTTTAAGTCTGAAATATTCGAGAGTTCTAAAAGTATTTTTTGTCCCCAAATTACTTTTTCATCTTTTGTAAGAACTTTTAGTTGTGGCTTTCTTTCTCTATTTTTTTTACTAACATTTGAGATTGTCATATCATAGGGCTTAATTTCAGTATTTAATGTAAGTAATCCATAATGTGCTGATAAAATAAATATTTTGTCTCGATTTAATCTTTCTGCGTACTCTAAACTATGTTTGAATAATGGACTTTGATACATTTCTTTTGCTTTTGTCCTTTTATTCATTTTTTTTGAAACACAAGATATCAATACTATTTTTTTTATGTTTTTTCAGCTTGTTGTCTACTCGTTATCCAAAACTATCACAAACTTTTATCCTTTTATTTTAAGGTGTATCAACTGTATTTTATAAAGTGATTGATTTGCAATATTTTTAAAACACTAATTTAGTAAAAAAAGGTATAATCTATGGGATTTCTTAATTTAGAATGATTATTGAAACGAAATGATAGGGTTTAGTTGGGTAAGATTCCCAGTCAATACTTAGGCTACGCTCTTTTAGATGACAAAATTTGTTTTAAAAAACATGCGAATAAGTGGTGGTTTTATATTGCAAACAATAGTCAAAATCTACATTATGAAGAGATGCATGAATTGAGAGGTTTAGTGTTGATTTTTCCATTACCTACACGACTTTTTATTCATCTTGTTTGTTGCGGTGGCAGAAGACATCCTCTCTTGCAATTTTGGCTTTGTGTTGTTGGTTTAAGTGAATTGTATATGTGTATTGCTTTAGTGTGGGCTTTTCAGTTGCTTAATTCCAAATTTTTTTTGTAGTAAATTATTAATTTCTTCTGAATTTATAGTTTTCACTGTTGTTTCTGTTTTATTATATATTCGTAGTGTATTTCCTTTAATAAAGTAAAATGAATCATCTTTTATTATTGAAAACCTTAAACTATTACTAAATGGATAAATGGAAGTATCTTTATAACGATTTTCAATATCACATAAAATTTCTGATTCTGACTTTGATATTTTCGGCACGTCAATTATTTGTTTATAAATATTTTTAATTTTATGGTAAATAATAAGTTTATTTTCAAATATTTCAGTTTTAAAACTCATACCGTAAACAGAATATTCAATTGGTGTAAATTCGGGAAATAATTTTAAAGAAGGCCACCCAGAGCCAATGTCAATAAAATATTTTTTATTTTCAATCATTACAGATAACATTCTATGACATTCCACATTATTAATAAATGATGAATGTAACTTTGTTTCAGTACCATTATTTTTAAGAATTTCTCTAAAATGAAGTACTTTGTCAGAGCAAGTGCCGCCTAAAGATAAATCTTTATTTTCAATATTATTGAGCATAAAAATGTTATGAAAAGGAACCGTTTTAAACTCTTTTAATAATAATGTTTCTATTTTATTAATTAAATTCATTTGTGACTTATGCTTCTTTTAGTTATTGACTTTTCAAAAACAGGGTATTCATAATAGTATCCATTAGATCTGTTTTCGTTAAAATATTTATTCCAAATTTCCTTCAGTGTTTCCCTTTCAGTTTTATTGTCTTTTGTTAGGTATTCAACAACTAATTTTCTAATGCCTGAACCAACATCAAAAGATGTTTTTGTTCTTTCAATGATTTCTTTCGGCAAATCAGCATTAAATATACTTCTTAAAATTTGTTTGTCTTTCAAATCTTGTAATGGTAAATCTTTAGAAATAGAGTACACTTCTTTATCCAAAAAAGGACACCTAATTTCTATTGTATTCGCCATTGATGATAAATCTAATCTCCTTAATTCTGTATAATGCAGATTTTCAATTAAAACATCACTCTTTTCTCGTGTTTCGGTAATGTTTTTTGATATTTTATAACCACAAAATAATTCGTCTGCTCCTTCACCCGAAATAACAACTTTTAATTCATCATTTTTTGCCAATTTTGATAATAGGTAAGTCGCTAATCCATTACTTACAATTGAAGGATTGTAACTTTCAGTATGGTAAACTACTTGTTCAATCAATTTTCCTATTTCTTCTTTTTTAGGTAATGGAATGTGCTTTATTTGACTTTCTATTTTTAAATATTTGACTAATTGCTTAACAAAATTAATATCTTCATTTTCCTTATTCCCTAATGTATAATAAATTGCATTCGCAGTATGTTTTGAAATAATTGAAGCAAGGATTGAACTATCTAAACCACCACTTAGAAAAACACCAACTTTTTCACTATTGAGAGGAATTCTCTTTATTGTAGATTCAATAATTGATCTTTTCAATACAGACTTTTCTATAACAGGAAATGAATGTTTTTTTACTGAAACAATTGTACTATTTACAATCTCAGAAAACCCTTTAGGCACAAACTCAAAGGATTGTATTCTGTCAAAGGATTTTAGTTCACTACAAACAAATTTTATTTTTGTGGTATTCCCATAGAATAATGGCTTTTTACCAATGTAATCTCTTATTGTGAAAAGTTGCTTTGTTTTATTATTGTATATGATACCAGAGTAAAAACCATCAAGAACATCAATTATCTTTGCACCAATAACATTGTATAATGGTAAAATGATTTCAATATCAGATTTAGAGTGTAATGCTATACCGTATTCCTCTGCTAATTCACTGGAATTAAAAATTTCACCATTAAATGCTCCAACTAAATATTCAAATTCAAAAGGCTGCATTCCATTTTTGGTATTATCATTTATTGCCAAACGATTAAAACCTAATGAAATATTTTTAGAATTATATATTTTTGAACCATCCGTTCCTCTGTGTTTAATTCGAGCTAAAGCATCTGAACAATCAGTTTTTGTATGCTTACCAATAACTGCAACTATTCCACACATTTATATTTCAGTTTTATTTATCCATTTTATGAATTTTTTAAAAACATCATTGTGTTTAACTAAATTTTCTATGCTCAAACTTTCGTTATCTCTATGAATATTACATAAACTATCATTTGGGCCAAATCCAATGTAATAAGCATCATTAGGAATGTTAGTTAAAAACGGACATTTAGTGAATTTATTCAAGTGTCTATTTGCATAAATGGCTTTTCCATCATAAATAACATTGTTTAAATCATCCATAAATTTTGGTCTGTTTGTAGTTTTAGGTAAATGGAATATTACAGGAATATTTTTTTGATAAACGCCTGTTTCTTCAACATAAATTTTTGAATGAAATTCTTCAATATGTTTTGGAATTACATCAAAAGTTGTTTTCCCAGCAACTTCTTCTTCCCCTTGAATTATCCATAAGATATTCGGTAATTCTTCATCATTGTTTTTTAGTTCAATTAATGAGAATATGCGACTTAATAAGATGCCTTTATTATCGGCAATTCCTCTTGCATAATATCTGCCTTCTTTTTCTGTCAAATCAAAAGGGTTTGTATTCCATTTTTCTTTTCTGTGTATTTTTTCTACATCATAATGGGAATACAAAGTAACTTTTTTTGTTGAATTTTGATTGGTATATTTCGCTATAATTACTGGCTGATTGTAGGGGCTATCTCCTTCAACAGATACGCTAAATTCTATAGATTTTAATAAATTACTAACTAATTCAATTCCTTTATTATTAGATTTTTCATCATTTGCAATTGTTTCAATTGAAATGAATTTTTTAAGTGTTTTTATCATCTTTATTTTTGTGTGTAATTCTTTTTAGTTTTGTAATTTTATCATTAAATTTAAATTTGACTAAAACATCTTCATCAAAATATTTTCTCAAACTGATATTAAATTGTTCAATCGTAGCATGTTTTAATGTACATATTTCTCCATTTTCTTTTTCATACAAAATTGTTGTTCCTTTTATTGCTCTGAGTTTTCTATTTGGGTAATATGCAAAATGAACCGCTTTCCAAAAAGGCCCATAATTAATGTCTGTGTAGTATTTCTTAATGAAGTCTTTAAAATCTATCTCATTGCATTGTTGAATGTTAAATACATAACTAATATTCCATTTATTATCTTTCTTTATTAGTAGTTTATAATCGTTTCCCAAATTTTGAAATTGATATTCAATAGAATCCCTTCTTATTATTTGATTATTATGTATATTGAGTGCTTGATAATAGGGTTGGGCATCACCAAAATCAATAAAGTATGGGCTGTTGTTGAAATAACTAATAATGGCAATGTGTCTTTTTTCAGCATTATGTCTGCCACACAAAATATATTGAACATCGTAACCAATTTCGGTTAAAAAGTAATACATAAACCTATTTATATCAATACAAATACCTCCATTTCCTGTGAGCATATTTCTTTTAATATCCTCAAAAGTTGGTATTTTACCAAGACCATTATCAATCATAGTAATATTTTGCCAAGGGATATATTTTGCGACACTTTCTATAATAAGATTTAAAAAATCCAACGAAGTGTTTCCTAATTCATTATTGACGTGAATTCTGTGAAAAAATGTACTTATTTCAGTTTTAGATAATTTCATTTTCGATTACAAATTTTCTTTCTAATTCAAAATTTACATAGTTTGTAATTTTTTTTGATTTTATTGCACATGCAT contains the following coding sequences:
- a CDS encoding arylamine N-acetyltransferase family protein produces the protein MKLSKTEISTFFHRIHVNNELGNTSLDFLNLIIESVAKYIPWQNITMIDNGLGKIPTFEDIKRNMLTGNGGICIDINRFMYYFLTEIGYDVQYILCGRHNAEKRHIAIISYFNNSPYFIDFGDAQPYYQALNIHNNQIIRRDSIEYQFQNLGNDYKLLIKKDNKWNISYVFNIQQCNEIDFKDFIKKYYTDINYGPFWKAVHFAYYPNRKLRAIKGTTILYEKENGEICTLKHATIEQFNISLRKYFDEDVLVKFKFNDKITKLKRITHKNKDDKNT